Genomic window (Planctomycetota bacterium):
CCTGTGGATGTGGTTGTTTCAGATGATGCATCTGAATTGATACGTCTCGCAGAGCTGAACAACTTTGGGCCACCGATCATTGGTGCTTTGACTTTGAACAACGGCAATAATCGTATTTATAATGCCCAAATTCTTGGAAATCTCACGGTATCTGAGGTGGGTGCGGTTCCTGTTCCGATGCCGACGGCCGCACTCCTATGCCCTGCACTTTTGGGTTTGTTAGGATTGCGCCGGGTGCGAAATGTGTAGTCGTGATCGCGCAACGTTTTGCATCTTGTAACTGTAGGCTGCCTGTCTGTGTGCAGTACGACATGTCAACATTGTTGTTTGAGATCGTTCGATCACGCTCCAATAATGGGTTGACCGAGGTACGAGTAACTCGTCCATGACGGGCTGGGATAGCAGCGGGCGCTGGACGTCGCCGTTTGTGCGGCAGCGCGCACAATCTGCTACGGACCGCATGCTCTTGGACGTGATGGATGGGGTTCAGCGTTCGCGTTCGTCGCGGAGATTGCCGTTGTAGCCGCCGCCGGGCAAGGGGCGAGAAAGATGGGGGAGCCTTGTTAACCGCTCTCCCGTCGCCGTCGGAGGTGGTAGGAGGTAGTCCTGGTGCTGAAGTGCAACCGCTTTGTGATCTCGGCGCCGTTCAGGTTCTCGGCGGTCATGATGCCGTTATGGTTGCCGCAGTGAGACACGTCCCTCGGGCCGCGGCGGTGGGTGTGGAAGGGGTGTGCGTGTCGATCGGGCGGGACACCTTGTGGCCGCAACGTAAACTGGCATCGGATGCCCGCCTGCCGGGCCCGCCTGATCGGACGAGTTGAGAGGCCGCTCTAGACTTGTGCCATGCGGGACGTCCTTCTCATCACCTGGCACGGCATCCACGAGCTCGACATCTTCCCTGGTCTGCCGGACACGGGTGGGCAGAACATCTACGTCGGGAACATGGCCCGCGAGCTGCACGACAGCCACGACTGCCGGGTCGTCATCCTGAATCGCGGCGGCTTCACGCACCCGTACACCGAGCGGATGCGGGAGGGCATGACCAAGGATCCGGATCGCGAGCTGTACGTCCTGCACGTCGCCGACTCGGTGAAGGCGTTCGTGCGGAAGGAGTTTTTGACCGGTGCGCTCATCGAGGACGCGGTGCCGGGCGTGCTGGATCAGTTGCCCAACGACTTCGAGCCGGCGATCGTCATTTCGCACTTCTGGGACGGCGGGCTGCTGGGCGATCATGTGTGCGAGCACTTCGACAAGGCCCTGCACGTCTGGGTGCCGCACGAGCCGGTTGGCATGAAGAAGGCCCCGCTGAGTGCGGCGGAGATGGAGACGCACAGCATCTTCATCCGCGAGCGGTACGAGGAACGCGTGCTCGACGGGGCGGACCTCGTCGGGTCGACGTCGAAGCTCGTCCAGCAGGACCTGCAGCTCGCCCACGGACGCGACTGGACGAAGAAGCTCATCGACATCTATCCGGGCGTCGACGTCGAACGGTTTTCGCCGCTCGATGCGGAGTCGCTCACGGGTCAGCAGGCAAAGGACCACAGCGAGTTCCTCGGCCTGCCTGCCGAGCT
Coding sequences:
- a CDS encoding glycosyltransferase; the protein is MRDVLLITWHGIHELDIFPGLPDTGGQNIYVGNMARELHDSHDCRVVILNRGGFTHPYTERMREGMTKDPDRELYVLHVADSVKAFVRKEFLTGALIEDAVPGVLDQLPNDFEPAIVISHFWDGGLLGDHVCEHFDKALHVWVPHEPVGMKKAPLSAAEMETHSIFIRERYEERVLDGADLVGSTSKLVQQDLQLAHGRDWTKKLIDIYPGVDVERFSPLDAESLTGQQAKDHSEFLGLPAELFQRPHICEFGRSDSLKDKDQAVEAFALVAREDKEITMFLNLDETMEPEIGQRIRGIIDRENLHDRVHVFSPRELPQSGAGSEILPNIIKTSKVFLTMSVMEGFGMAACEAAACGIPVVGTEHIPVVTDIIAPAGGGTVVPGKDPRAAADAVLKYLRMDDAAWRQVSERAHSSVVPRYTWKQIVDDMFRQIRDKGHQLRL